In a single window of the Pseudogemmatithrix spongiicola genome:
- a CDS encoding protein kinase domain-containing protein, giving the protein MSSLLTRLQDALGPGFEVERELGGGGMSHTFVALETALGRRIVVKLLPSWMGTPVSVERFRREIQFAARLAHPHIVPLLSVGEVDGLPFYTMPFVKGESLRATLTREKRLPFSDTVRVLRDVAAALAHAHAEGVVHRDIKPDNVIVSGGVAVVTDFGVAKARDNAAVPSNGDQGPAWVTSVGMALGTFAYMSPEQATGAPDLDHRADLYSFGCMAYELLSGHVPFAPNNLQKVLEAHVHQPPVPIETLREDVPAALAELVMRCLEKKPADRPQNADEVLAALDEMTTPTGAMPVLRPASSGRRWLWVGAIAALAAVGAVYALTKGADGGTAPFVLGATVQVSAEPELELDAAISPDGRFVAYAAGVFGRLRIYVRQVEGGGRVALSDALPGSHRGPAWSPDGARLAFTGPDGIYVVSALGGAIDRAVAEPGRTLITPAWSPDGNALVYADERGIWTRAVSGGEPQQLVAARAAHSPVFSPDGRWVAYVDENATYIGDVGNIAPSAIAIVPAAGGESRQLTAATHMHASPRWTPDGRSLLLVADLGGVRDIYQLALTPDLTPQGEPTRLSTGLGAYSVSLTADASRMAYSILRLRSNVWVAPLSRDGPTPSSAARQFTTGAQVIEAMDVSDDGRWLLYDSNRLGNQDIFKQSLEGGEPVPLTRESADDFGPTFSPDGREIAFYSVRNGTRDLFVMDADGRNLRQVTAGDGQDYFPDWAPDGQQLAFSGTAPQAAREVFTVARNADGLWGEPVQRTFSGTRTAAYQRWSPDGRWIAWADRDGVALLDLSVPSTPDGVGLRIVGGRGEGAVRSVAWGRGAQEVYYLTADPTRGNAIRAVSVGGGASRLVMRLDGAGWVQRIQRFAVDDRRVFFSLADDEADVWVMALERGPR; this is encoded by the coding sequence ATGAGTTCCCTCCTTACCCGCCTGCAGGACGCCCTCGGCCCCGGTTTTGAGGTCGAGCGCGAACTCGGCGGCGGCGGCATGTCGCACACCTTCGTGGCGCTCGAGACGGCGCTCGGGCGACGGATCGTGGTCAAGCTGCTGCCGTCGTGGATGGGCACGCCGGTCTCCGTGGAGCGCTTCCGCCGCGAGATCCAGTTCGCAGCGCGGCTGGCGCATCCACACATCGTGCCGCTGCTCAGCGTCGGCGAGGTCGACGGCCTGCCGTTCTACACGATGCCCTTCGTCAAGGGCGAATCGCTGCGTGCCACGCTGACCCGCGAGAAGCGACTGCCGTTCAGCGACACGGTGCGGGTGCTACGCGACGTCGCTGCCGCACTCGCCCACGCGCACGCCGAAGGCGTGGTGCATCGGGACATCAAGCCCGACAACGTCATCGTCTCGGGCGGCGTCGCCGTCGTGACGGACTTCGGCGTCGCGAAGGCCCGCGATAACGCCGCGGTGCCTTCGAACGGCGATCAAGGGCCTGCGTGGGTGACGTCGGTTGGCATGGCGCTGGGCACCTTCGCGTACATGAGTCCCGAGCAGGCCACCGGGGCACCGGACCTCGACCATCGCGCCGATCTCTACTCGTTCGGTTGCATGGCCTACGAGCTGCTCAGCGGGCACGTCCCGTTCGCGCCGAACAACCTGCAGAAGGTGCTCGAGGCACATGTCCACCAGCCGCCGGTGCCGATCGAAACGCTGCGCGAGGACGTGCCGGCCGCACTCGCCGAGCTGGTGATGCGCTGCCTGGAGAAGAAGCCGGCGGATCGGCCGCAGAACGCCGACGAGGTGCTCGCGGCGCTCGATGAGATGACCACGCCGACGGGCGCGATGCCCGTGCTCCGCCCCGCATCGAGCGGTCGGCGATGGCTGTGGGTGGGCGCGATCGCTGCGCTCGCCGCCGTCGGTGCGGTATACGCACTCACGAAAGGCGCGGACGGCGGAACGGCCCCCTTCGTCTTGGGTGCCACGGTGCAGGTCAGCGCCGAGCCGGAGCTTGAGCTCGATGCGGCGATCTCGCCGGATGGGCGCTTCGTGGCGTATGCCGCGGGGGTGTTCGGGCGCCTGCGCATCTATGTGCGCCAAGTGGAAGGCGGTGGACGCGTGGCGCTGTCCGACGCGCTGCCGGGCAGCCATCGCGGGCCGGCGTGGTCGCCGGACGGCGCGCGCCTCGCGTTCACGGGCCCCGACGGCATCTACGTCGTGTCCGCGCTCGGTGGCGCGATCGATCGGGCGGTCGCCGAGCCGGGCCGTACGCTGATCACGCCGGCGTGGTCACCGGACGGCAATGCGCTGGTCTACGCCGACGAGCGCGGCATCTGGACGCGTGCCGTATCCGGCGGCGAGCCTCAGCAGTTGGTGGCCGCGCGCGCCGCGCACTCGCCGGTGTTCTCGCCGGACGGGCGCTGGGTAGCATACGTGGACGAGAATGCCACGTACATCGGCGACGTCGGCAACATCGCACCGAGCGCGATTGCCATCGTGCCGGCGGCGGGCGGTGAATCGCGTCAGCTGACGGCGGCGACGCACATGCATGCGAGTCCGCGCTGGACTCCCGACGGGCGCAGCCTCCTGTTGGTGGCCGACCTCGGCGGCGTGCGGGACATCTACCAGCTCGCGCTCACTCCGGACCTCACGCCGCAAGGCGAACCGACGCGGCTCAGCACCGGACTCGGCGCGTACTCAGTCAGCCTCACGGCCGACGCGTCGCGCATGGCGTACAGCATCCTCCGTCTCCGCTCGAACGTCTGGGTCGCGCCACTCTCGCGCGACGGCCCGACGCCGTCCAGCGCCGCGCGGCAGTTCACGACCGGCGCGCAGGTCATCGAGGCGATGGATGTCTCGGACGACGGCCGCTGGCTGCTCTACGATTCGAACCGACTCGGCAACCAAGACATCTTCAAGCAGTCGCTCGAGGGGGGCGAACCCGTACCGCTCACGCGCGAGTCCGCCGACGACTTCGGCCCGACGTTCTCGCCGGATGGTCGCGAGATTGCCTTCTACTCCGTGCGCAACGGGACGCGCGACCTGTTCGTGATGGATGCCGATGGCCGCAACCTCCGGCAGGTCACGGCGGGCGATGGCCAGGATTACTTCCCGGACTGGGCGCCCGATGGGCAGCAGCTCGCGTTCTCGGGGACGGCTCCGCAGGCGGCGCGCGAGGTGTTCACCGTTGCGCGCAATGCGGACGGCCTCTGGGGTGAACCCGTGCAACGCACGTTCAGCGGCACGCGCACGGCGGCGTACCAGCGCTGGTCGCCCGACGGGCGATGGATCGCTTGGGCGGATCGCGATGGCGTTGCGCTGCTCGATCTGAGCGTGCCGTCCACGCCGGATGGGGTCGGCCTGCGCATCGTCGGCGGGCGCGGCGAAGGTGCCGTGCGCAGCGTGGCGTGGGGGCGCGGGGCGCAGGAGGTCTATTACCTCACGGCCGATCCGACGCGCGGGAACGCGATCCGCGCCGTGTCCGTGGGCGGCGGTGCGTCGCGCCTGGTGATGCGCCTGGATGGCGCGGGGTGGGTGCAGCGCATCCAGCGCTTTGCTGTCGACGATCGTCGGGTGTTCTTCTCGTTGGCGGACGACGAGGCGGATGTCTGGGTGATGGCGCTGGAGCGCGGGCCGCGCTAG
- a CDS encoding PPC domain-containing protein produces the protein MLTRLRTRTLVAVLALTAAACEEITDPDSGGSGSTSSSGSLSVGGSISGLSGSSGQSRRYSFSSSGPVTVRLSGGSGDPDLFVRVGSQPSQSTYDCASRGSSTTESCTVGSGTVHVLIYGYSAYSGVTLSASSGSTSGSPTSPTSPSGSFVCPGTLPSGYQCVSRNGVQAPVRFNLPTLHGTWVDTSFEVCMTLNSSGTSSFRYRGSTESNRRWGALVSSTGALQPNSSNYYVYTGSSDAQIALLTWTGSGFAGFNFRRISCPY, from the coding sequence GTGTTGACCCGTCTTCGCACCCGCACGTTGGTCGCTGTCCTTGCACTCACCGCTGCCGCGTGCGAGGAAATCACGGACCCGGACTCCGGAGGTTCCGGATCGACAAGCTCGTCCGGCTCGCTTTCGGTCGGCGGCTCGATTTCCGGGCTAAGCGGATCTTCGGGCCAAAGCCGTCGGTACTCGTTCTCTTCGTCCGGCCCCGTCACCGTGCGTCTCAGCGGCGGCTCCGGCGATCCCGATCTCTTCGTGCGCGTCGGATCGCAGCCGAGCCAATCCACCTATGATTGCGCGTCGCGGGGTTCGAGCACGACCGAAAGCTGCACGGTCGGGAGCGGCACGGTTCATGTCTTGATCTACGGCTACAGCGCGTACAGCGGCGTGACGCTGTCCGCGTCGTCCGGGAGTACCAGTGGAAGCCCAACCAGCCCGACGAGCCCGTCGGGCAGCTTCGTGTGCCCGGGCACGCTGCCGTCTGGCTACCAGTGCGTGTCGCGAAACGGAGTGCAGGCCCCCGTCCGATTCAACCTCCCGACGCTACACGGCACGTGGGTGGACACCAGCTTCGAAGTCTGCATGACGCTCAACAGCTCCGGCACGTCGAGCTTCCGGTATCGCGGCAGCACTGAGTCGAACCGTCGCTGGGGTGCGCTCGTGAGCTCGACCGGTGCCCTGCAGCCGAACAGCAGCAACTACTACGTCTACACCGGGTCGAGCGACGCGCAGATCGCGCTGCTCACGTGGACGGGTTCTGGATTCGCGGGATTCAACTTCCGCCGGATCTCGTGCCCGTACTAG